One segment of Herbaspirillum hiltneri N3 DNA contains the following:
- the minE gene encoding cell division topological specificity factor MinE translates to MALLSFLFPPKAKSATAAKERLQIIIARERGGRQGQGYDFLPALHKELIEVISKYTKVNADDIKISLDRQGNLEVLDVNVVLPDADAT, encoded by the coding sequence ATGGCTTTGCTTTCCTTCCTGTTTCCGCCCAAGGCAAAAAGCGCCACGGCCGCCAAGGAACGCCTGCAGATCATCATCGCGCGCGAGCGCGGCGGTCGCCAGGGCCAGGGGTATGACTTCCTGCCGGCGCTGCACAAGGAACTGATCGAGGTAATCTCCAAGTACACCAAGGTCAACGCCGACGACATCAAGATTTCGCTGGATCGCCAGGGCAACCTGGAAGTGCTCGACGTGAACGTGGTGCTGCCGGACGCGGACGCGACTTAA
- the minC gene encoding septum site-determining protein MinC: MQKARKPIDIKISTVVAISAILHETDPAALDKALKDMTGGVSDFFEDEFAVIDIGALDTAGAGIDWAALVSLFKRYRLNAVAVRNAPEELHADIAAQGLSIDGGAPRPPQQEAATAVAAEEAPQPAVAPVPAPAPVAAAPVQAAPVAPAAATMIIDTPVRAGQRIYARGADLVIMAAVNNGAEIIADGSIHVYAPLRGRALAGASGNTGARIFAASLEAELVSIAGVYRTFENGHPPELAQKQVQVRLTGDRIDVLPINTSK; encoded by the coding sequence ATGCAAAAAGCTCGTAAACCGATCGACATCAAGATATCCACGGTAGTCGCCATTTCCGCGATCCTGCACGAAACCGATCCGGCGGCGCTGGACAAGGCCCTCAAGGACATGACCGGCGGCGTGTCCGACTTCTTTGAAGACGAATTCGCCGTCATCGACATCGGCGCGCTGGATACGGCCGGCGCCGGCATCGACTGGGCCGCGCTGGTGAGCCTGTTCAAACGCTATCGCCTCAATGCGGTGGCGGTGCGCAACGCGCCGGAAGAACTGCACGCCGACATCGCCGCGCAGGGGTTGTCCATCGACGGCGGCGCCCCCCGTCCGCCGCAGCAGGAAGCCGCCACCGCTGTCGCAGCAGAGGAAGCGCCGCAGCCCGCAGTTGCTCCCGTACCGGCTCCAGCACCGGTCGCTGCAGCGCCGGTGCAGGCCGCTCCGGTTGCTCCGGCGGCCGCCACGATGATCATCGACACGCCGGTGCGCGCCGGCCAGCGCATTTACGCCCGCGGCGCCGACCTGGTGATCATGGCGGCGGTCAACAACGGCGCCGAGATCATCGCCGACGGCAGCATCCACGTCTATGCCCCGCTGCGCGGCCGCGCCCTGGCCGGCGCCAGCGGCAATACCGGCGCGCGCATCTTCGCCGCGAGCCTGGAAGCGGAACTGGTGTCGATTGCCGGCGTCTACCGTACCTTTGAGAACGGCCATCCGCCCGAACTGGCGCAGAAACAGGTGCAGGTGCGCCTGACCGGCGACCGCATCGACGTGTTGCCGATCAATACCAGCAAATAA
- the minD gene encoding septum site-determining protein MinD yields MAKIIVVTSGKGGVGKTTSSASFASGLALRGHKTVVIDFDVGLRNLDLIMGCERRVVYDLINVVNQEATLNQALIKDKHCDNLFILPASQTRDKDALSEEGVERVLADLNKMDFEYIICDSPAGIEHGAVMALTFADEAIIVTNPEVSSVRDSDRILGIIQAKSRRALSGGEPVKEHLLITRYSPKRVEAGEMLSYTDVQEILRIPLIGIIPESESVLHASNQGNPAIHLKETDVSEAYQDLVSRFLGEDLPLRFTSYEKPGLLQRIFGGK; encoded by the coding sequence GTGGCAAAAATCATCGTTGTGACATCCGGTAAAGGCGGCGTCGGCAAAACGACGTCGAGCGCCAGTTTCGCATCGGGTCTGGCTCTGCGCGGACACAAGACCGTCGTGATCGACTTCGACGTCGGCCTGCGCAATCTCGACCTGATCATGGGCTGCGAACGCCGCGTGGTGTACGACCTGATCAATGTCGTCAATCAGGAAGCAACGCTGAACCAGGCGCTGATCAAGGACAAGCACTGCGACAACCTGTTCATCCTGCCGGCCTCGCAAACCCGCGACAAGGACGCGCTGTCGGAAGAAGGCGTGGAACGCGTGCTGGCCGATCTCAACAAGATGGACTTCGAGTACATCATCTGCGATTCGCCGGCCGGTATCGAACACGGCGCCGTGATGGCGCTGACCTTCGCCGACGAAGCGATCATCGTGACCAACCCGGAAGTCTCGTCGGTGCGCGATTCGGACCGCATCCTCGGCATCATCCAGGCCAAGTCGCGCCGCGCCCTGAGCGGCGGCGAACCGGTCAAGGAACACCTGCTGATCACCCGCTATTCGCCCAAGCGCGTCGAAGCCGGCGAAATGCTGTCCTACACCGACGTGCAGGAAATCCTGCGCATCCCGCTGATCGGCATCATCCCTGAATCGGAGTCCGTGCTGCACGCCTCCAACCAGGGCAATCCCGCGATCCACCTGAAAGAAACCGACGTTTCCGAGGCTTACCAGGACCTGGTCAGCCGCTTCCTCGGCGAAGACCTGCCGCTGCGCTTCACCAGCTATGAAAAGCCGGGCCTGCTCCAGCGTATTTTCGGAGGTAAATGA
- a CDS encoding alpha/beta fold hydrolase, which translates to MPGARTDYLLTRWSASLAGAPANLRYVETAAGRVHVFDSASEPGNHNMLPDRPCIVFTPDGPNVVAHYRRLITLLAPRFRVVCFDMPGFGFSLPAANYGHSLEQGAHAVLAVLDGLGIARATLAFSCANGLYAIRAAQLAPARIASLVLSQTPSLPAMQAWARRMIPRPLRVPVAGQLITWLARRKLAQRWHRSALPAQTDATPFQLVARQSFDAGACFCLAGVVQGLLRETALTEPVTPLAPPCTLIWGEQDRSHRVTPPESLREHLPQLHILRFADCGHFPDLEQPERYAQEIVAHMEKLLRPLSLPDISS; encoded by the coding sequence ATGCCGGGGGCGCGCACCGACTACCTTCTTACGCGCTGGTCGGCATCGCTGGCCGGTGCGCCGGCGAACCTGAGGTATGTCGAGACCGCTGCGGGACGCGTGCACGTGTTCGACTCGGCAAGCGAACCGGGCAACCACAACATGCTCCCTGATCGTCCCTGCATCGTCTTCACTCCCGACGGTCCGAACGTCGTGGCGCATTACCGGCGCCTCATCACGCTGCTGGCGCCGCGTTTCCGGGTCGTGTGCTTTGATATGCCGGGATTCGGCTTTTCGCTGCCGGCGGCAAATTACGGACACAGCCTGGAACAAGGAGCACACGCCGTACTCGCCGTTCTCGACGGGCTCGGCATTGCGCGGGCCACACTCGCCTTCAGTTGCGCCAATGGCTTGTACGCCATCCGGGCGGCGCAACTGGCGCCGGCGCGCATTGCCAGCCTGGTCCTGTCGCAAACGCCGTCACTGCCGGCCATGCAGGCCTGGGCTCGCCGCATGATTCCACGACCGCTGCGCGTGCCGGTTGCGGGCCAGTTGATTACCTGGCTGGCGCGCCGCAAGCTGGCGCAGCGTTGGCATCGCAGCGCGCTGCCTGCGCAAACGGACGCGACGCCGTTCCAGCTAGTGGCGCGACAGTCATTCGACGCCGGCGCTTGTTTTTGCCTGGCGGGAGTCGTGCAAGGCCTGCTCCGCGAAACCGCTCTCACAGAGCCCGTAACCCCGCTCGCGCCGCCCTGCACGCTGATCTGGGGCGAGCAAGACCGCTCGCATCGGGTGACGCCGCCCGAATCGTTACGAGAACACTTGCCGCAACTGCACATCCTGCGCTTCGCCGACTGCGGGCATTTTCCTGACCTGGAGCAGCCTGAACGATACGCGCAGGAAATTGTTGCTCATATGGAAAAATTGCTGCGCCCCTTGTCTCTCCCGGACATCAGTTCATAG
- the hemA gene encoding glutamyl-tRNA reductase, with protein sequence MHLLAVGLNHTTAPLSLREKVAFPADQIGQAVASARAWFGRSDLSASRAQAGEAAILSTCNRTELYAASTAAAGGVDAAIDSTAHFLADYHDLSYAELRPFLYALPQDNAVRHAFRVASGLDSMVLGEPQILGQMKDAVRQADAAGGLGTYLHQLFQRTFAVAKEVRSTTEIGAHSVSMAAAAVRLSQRIFDSISGQHVLFIGAGEMIELCATHFAAQNPKSLTVANRTLERGETLAHRFNGAALRLADLPTQLSKFDIVVSCTASSLPIIGLGLVERAVKARRHKPIFMVDLAVPRDIESEVGRLDDVFLYTVDDLASVVQSGVENRQAAVAQAEAIIETRVQSFMHWIDSRAVVPVIQDLHDAGETLRLAELERARRLLAKGEDMDAVLDALSKGLTAKFLHGPQQALHHAQGDERAQLVQLLPQLFRTKR encoded by the coding sequence ATGCACTTGCTTGCCGTCGGACTGAACCACACTACCGCGCCGCTTTCCCTGCGCGAAAAAGTGGCATTCCCGGCCGACCAGATCGGCCAGGCGGTGGCGTCGGCGCGCGCCTGGTTCGGGCGCTCGGACCTGAGCGCCAGTCGGGCGCAGGCTGGCGAAGCGGCAATCCTGTCGACCTGCAATCGTACCGAGCTGTACGCCGCCAGCACTGCGGCTGCGGGCGGCGTCGATGCCGCCATCGACAGCACCGCGCATTTCCTCGCCGACTACCACGATCTTTCCTACGCCGAACTGCGTCCCTTCCTGTATGCCTTACCGCAGGACAATGCCGTACGTCACGCCTTCCGCGTCGCCTCCGGGCTCGACTCGATGGTGCTGGGCGAACCGCAGATCCTCGGCCAGATGAAGGACGCCGTGCGCCAGGCGGATGCCGCCGGCGGCCTCGGCACCTATTTGCACCAACTGTTCCAGCGCACCTTCGCCGTCGCAAAGGAAGTCCGCAGCACCACCGAAATCGGCGCCCACAGCGTCTCGATGGCCGCCGCCGCCGTGCGTTTGTCGCAGCGGATCTTCGATTCGATCTCGGGCCAGCACGTGCTGTTCATCGGCGCCGGTGAAATGATCGAGTTGTGCGCCACGCATTTCGCCGCGCAAAATCCGAAATCCCTGACCGTCGCCAATCGCACGCTGGAACGCGGCGAAACGCTGGCGCACCGCTTCAACGGCGCGGCGCTGCGCCTGGCCGATCTGCCGACGCAGTTGTCGAAGTTCGACATCGTGGTGTCCTGTACCGCCTCGTCGCTGCCGATCATCGGCCTCGGCCTGGTCGAGCGGGCCGTCAAGGCGCGCCGCCACAAGCCGATTTTCATGGTCGATCTTGCGGTGCCGCGCGATATCGAATCGGAAGTCGGCCGTCTGGACGACGTCTTCCTCTACACCGTCGACGACCTCGCCTCGGTCGTGCAAAGCGGCGTCGAAAACCGCCAGGCCGCCGTCGCGCAAGCCGAAGCCATTATCGAAACCCGGGTGCAATCTTTCATGCACTGGATCGACAGCCGCGCCGTGGTGCCGGTGATCCAGGACCTGCACGACGCCGGCGAAACCCTGCGCCTGGCTGAGCTCGAACGCGCCCGCAGGCTGCTGGCCAAAGGCGAAGACATGGACGCCGTACTCGATGCGCTGTCCAAA
- a CDS encoding BMP family ABC transporter substrate-binding protein translates to MKISRRASIAMLATLAAATLIGCGKKEEAAPAAAAAPAAAAPAAAEPLKVAFVYIGPVGDAGWTFAHDNGRKAVEAKFGDKVKTTFVENVPESAADAERVMRQLATDGNKLIFGTTFGYMEAMLKVAKEFPDVKFEHATGFKTADNLAQYDVRTYEGAYLAGVVAGKMSKSGKLGVVASVPIPEVVRNIDAFTLGARSINPKITTRVVWVNKWFDPGKEREAATTLIGQGVDVLMQNTDSAAVVQTAQEKGVYAFGWDSDMTSFGPKAHLAASMINWGVYYTARVQAVLDGSWKSSTTWLGLKENGIDLGGFNPELPADVKALVEERKKGIADGSAPIWKGPIKDNTGKEQVAKDAVADDGFLHGVKFYVEGVEGKVPG, encoded by the coding sequence ATGAAAATTTCGCGCAGGGCCTCGATTGCGATGCTCGCCACGCTGGCCGCCGCCACCTTGATCGGCTGCGGCAAAAAAGAAGAAGCCGCTCCCGCAGCAGCAGCTGCACCCGCCGCCGCTGCGCCGGCCGCGGCCGAACCACTGAAGGTTGCGTTCGTCTACATCGGACCGGTCGGCGATGCAGGCTGGACCTTCGCCCACGACAACGGCCGCAAGGCGGTCGAAGCCAAGTTCGGCGACAAGGTCAAGACCACCTTCGTCGAAAACGTCCCTGAATCTGCGGCCGACGCCGAACGCGTGATGCGCCAGCTGGCTACCGACGGCAACAAGCTGATCTTCGGCACCACCTTCGGTTACATGGAGGCGATGCTCAAGGTCGCCAAGGAATTCCCGGACGTCAAGTTCGAACACGCCACCGGCTTCAAGACCGCCGACAACCTGGCGCAGTACGACGTGCGCACCTATGAAGGCGCTTACCTGGCAGGCGTGGTCGCCGGCAAGATGAGCAAGTCCGGCAAGCTGGGCGTGGTCGCTTCGGTGCCGATTCCTGAAGTGGTCCGCAACATCGACGCCTTCACGCTGGGCGCGCGCTCGATCAATCCGAAAATCACCACGCGCGTGGTCTGGGTCAACAAGTGGTTCGATCCGGGCAAGGAGCGTGAAGCCGCCACCACGCTGATCGGCCAGGGCGTTGACGTGCTGATGCAAAACACCGATTCCGCCGCCGTCGTCCAGACCGCGCAGGAAAAAGGCGTCTACGCGTTCGGCTGGGACAGCGATATGACCAGCTTCGGCCCGAAGGCCCATCTGGCCGCATCGATGATCAACTGGGGCGTGTACTACACGGCGCGCGTGCAGGCGGTGCTCGACGGTTCGTGGAAGAGCAGCACCACCTGGCTCGGCCTGAAGGAAAACGGCATCGACCTGGGCGGCTTCAATCCTGAACTGCCGGCCGACGTCAAGGCGCTGGTGGAAGAACGCAAGAAGGGCATCGCCGACGGCTCCGCACCAATCTGGAAAGGTCCGATCAAGGACAACACCGGCAAGGAACAAGTCGCCAAGGATGCGGTTGCCGATGACGGCTTCCTGCATGGCGTCAAGTTCTACGTCGAAGGCGTGGAAGGCAAAGTGCCGGGCTGA
- a CDS encoding response regulator transcription factor — protein sequence MHISIFSNSAADIALIARSLPAHDCHGVQQRVDLRRAHPQLLIVDVASAGAHLADLLQMAWTPAIPVLLLAADTPSELAALAALPAAPADEHLVDSEFKPLRRHAVAARVKLLLQRAYPGHEETQVLQFGDHVFESPAHVVTHAGIQVTLTQKEFALAVLLFSNLGRPLSRAYLQESVWGPEDENALPTRTIDTHVSRVRNKLDLKPEKGFRLTTVYGYGYQLEQLEQLERLAAPAAKK from the coding sequence ATGCATATTTCCATCTTCAGCAATTCCGCCGCCGATATCGCCCTGATCGCCCGCAGCCTGCCTGCGCACGATTGCCACGGCGTGCAGCAGCGCGTGGACCTGCGCCGTGCGCATCCGCAATTGCTGATCGTGGATGTGGCCAGCGCCGGGGCGCATCTGGCGGACCTGTTGCAGATGGCCTGGACGCCGGCCATCCCGGTGCTGTTGCTGGCGGCGGATACACCGTCCGAACTGGCCGCGCTGGCTGCTTTGCCGGCGGCACCTGCAGATGAACACCTGGTCGACAGCGAATTCAAACCCCTGCGACGCCATGCGGTCGCCGCGCGCGTCAAGCTGCTGCTGCAACGCGCTTATCCCGGGCATGAAGAAACACAGGTGCTGCAATTTGGCGACCATGTCTTCGAGTCGCCGGCGCATGTCGTCACCCACGCCGGTATCCAGGTCACACTGACCCAAAAAGAATTTGCCCTGGCTGTTTTACTGTTCAGCAACCTCGGCCGGCCGCTGTCGCGTGCCTATTTGCAGGAAAGCGTCTGGGGTCCTGAAGATGAAAATGCATTGCCGACCCGCACCATCGACACCCATGTCTCGCGCGTGCGAAACAAGCTGGACTTGAAGCCGGAAAAGGGTTTCCGGCTGACGACGGTGTACGGCTACGGCTATCAGCTGGAGCAGCTGGAGCAGCTGGAGCGGCTGGCGGCGCCGGCCGCCAAGAAGTAG
- a CDS encoding ABC transporter permease gives MDQLAPLIAASINAGTPLLLAAIGLLINERAGVLNLGAEGMMLVAAIAGFAVGYSTKSPLLGFMAGAVCGMLMATLFSWLALVLATNQVATGLALSIFGTGLSAFIGQRFVGLALPSQSTGIPGLNTIPFVGPAFFTQHWMAYVALLLCAAIAWFLYRTRAGLILRAVGESPESAHALGYSVRGIRFLALLFGGACCGLAGAYLSLVYTPMWVEGLVSGRGWIALALTAFATWRPARVLLGSLLFGGVTILQFYLQGIGVTIPSQILSMLPYVATIVVLALISRNPDWIRLNMPASLGKPFRPGSS, from the coding sequence ATGGATCAACTCGCTCCTCTCATCGCGGCTTCGATCAACGCCGGCACGCCGCTGCTGCTGGCCGCCATCGGCCTGCTAATCAACGAACGCGCCGGCGTGCTCAACCTCGGCGCGGAAGGCATGATGCTGGTCGCGGCGATTGCCGGTTTTGCAGTTGGCTACTCCACCAAAAGCCCGCTGCTGGGCTTCATGGCGGGCGCCGTTTGCGGCATGCTGATGGCGACGCTGTTTTCGTGGCTGGCGCTGGTGCTGGCGACCAACCAGGTCGCTACCGGACTGGCGCTGTCGATCTTCGGCACCGGACTGTCGGCGTTCATCGGCCAGCGTTTCGTCGGCCTGGCGCTGCCGTCGCAAAGCACCGGCATTCCCGGCCTGAATACGATTCCCTTCGTCGGTCCGGCCTTCTTCACTCAGCACTGGATGGCATATGTCGCGCTGCTGCTGTGCGCGGCGATCGCGTGGTTCCTGTATCGCACGCGCGCCGGCCTGATCTTGCGCGCGGTCGGCGAGTCGCCGGAGTCGGCGCATGCGCTGGGCTATTCGGTGCGCGGCATCCGCTTCCTTGCGCTGCTGTTCGGCGGCGCCTGCTGCGGCCTGGCCGGAGCCTATCTGTCACTGGTCTATACACCGATGTGGGTGGAGGGCCTGGTGTCCGGACGCGGCTGGATAGCGCTGGCGCTGACGGCCTTCGCCACCTGGCGTCCGGCACGGGTCTTGCTGGGTTCGTTGCTGTTCGGCGGCGTGACGATTCTGCAGTTCTATTTGCAAGGCATCGGCGTGACGATTCCGTCGCAGATCCTGTCGATGCTGCCTTACGTCGCCACCATCGTGGTGCTGGCGCTGATCTCGCGCAATCCCGACTGGATCCGCCTGAACATGCCGGCTTCGCTGGGCAAGCCGTTCCGCCCGGGATCGTCCTGA